The Verrucomicrobiota bacterium JB022 genome contains a region encoding:
- a CDS encoding GxxExxY protein encodes MDLAFENITREIIGASFQVHRELGYGFLEKVYQRAMQVELLHRGLKAEAEVALKVHYRGVVVGDYFADLLIENTVMVELKVAAGYCSRDEAQLINELKATDVPVGLLINFGREKVEFKRLMSPNLLKRI; translated from the coding sequence GTGGATCTGGCATTCGAAAATATCACGCGCGAGATCATTGGTGCTTCCTTTCAGGTTCATCGCGAGTTGGGCTACGGCTTTCTGGAGAAGGTTTATCAGAGGGCGATGCAAGTTGAACTACTACACCGTGGTTTGAAGGCCGAAGCTGAGGTCGCTTTGAAAGTACATTACCGGGGAGTGGTTGTGGGCGACTACTTCGCGGATTTGCTGATCGAAAATACCGTTATGGTGGAGTTGAAGGTGGCGGCTGGCTACTGTTCCCGCGATGAAGCCCAATTGATTAATGAGCTTAAGGCCACGGATGTTCCAGTCGGCTTGCTGATCAACTTTGGACGCGAGAAGGTGGAGTTCAAACGCCTCATGTCGCCCAATTTGCTCAAGCGGATTTAG
- a CDS encoding helix-turn-helix domain-containing protein → MTIGERLEEARKRKGISIREAAEATKIRADYLMAMEDGSMTVPLPEIYRRGFLRNYAKFLRLDPDQILTDYETNNARLAQQAANQSHRGGGLRETFGRMELPGQEDVLAESEYTGRPRRQGEEEEDRSDAKEKKEDTSKSLPIPTSYLMAAVGVVAFVIVGILVWLIVLLSRGDSSPEVVSPPTTQGQSLGGGPRPLNSSPYATDSLIIRATDTVTLIVTNDTTGERLFRGTLLAGESTDPIPRNGPLQIRFTDGEALVLEYDGQQHTLQAGGRGYTTID, encoded by the coding sequence ATGACCATCGGCGAACGACTGGAAGAAGCACGGAAGCGTAAAGGAATCTCCATCCGAGAGGCGGCGGAGGCGACCAAGATCCGGGCCGACTACCTGATGGCGATGGAAGACGGCTCGATGACCGTGCCCCTCCCCGAGATCTACCGCCGAGGCTTTCTCCGCAATTACGCCAAGTTTCTCCGCCTCGATCCCGATCAGATCCTGACCGATTACGAGACCAACAATGCGCGGCTGGCGCAGCAAGCGGCCAACCAGAGCCATCGAGGGGGCGGCCTGCGCGAGACCTTTGGTCGCATGGAGCTGCCGGGTCAGGAAGACGTGTTGGCCGAGAGCGAATACACCGGCCGTCCACGGCGTCAGGGTGAAGAGGAAGAAGACCGTAGCGATGCCAAGGAAAAGAAGGAAGACACTTCCAAGAGCCTGCCCATCCCTACCTCCTACCTGATGGCCGCCGTCGGGGTGGTCGCATTTGTCATCGTAGGCATCCTGGTGTGGCTCATCGTCCTGCTGAGCCGCGGCGATTCCTCGCCTGAAGTCGTCTCGCCCCCCACCACGCAAGGGCAAAGCCTGGGCGGCGGTCCTCGCCCGCTCAACAGCTCGCCCTACGCCACCGACAGCCTGATCATCCGGGCCACCGATACGGTTACGCTGATCGTGACCAACGATACCACCGGCGAGCGCCTCTTCCGCGGCACCCTGCTCGCGGGCGAAAGCACCGACCCCATCCCGCGCAATGGCCCGCTCCAGATTCGTTTTACCGACGGCGAGGCGCTCGTGCTCGAATACGACGGCCAGCAACACACCCTGCAGGCCGGCGGTCGCGGTTATACGACGATCGATTAG
- a CDS encoding response regulator transcription factor, with translation MQTVYIIEDDKLLCDLLSGLIETEIDLEVVGAHGDGTEGLRQCQLKKPDVLICDLHLPGLNGMEIVQRLKADRPEIRILVVSGIFNLARIKRVLLSKADGIIEKTAGLEEMRKALKSVASGQSYYSPEILRRMPELLSVQPSDGSLESLTTREREVLQLIGEGHTTKEIASKLSISVRTADVHRTHLMQKLKVHNVAGLTRASIQFGLVKPAASL, from the coding sequence ATGCAAACAGTCTACATCATAGAAGACGACAAGCTATTGTGTGATCTGCTGTCGGGCTTGATCGAGACTGAGATCGACCTCGAAGTGGTCGGTGCTCATGGCGATGGCACCGAAGGCCTCCGCCAATGCCAACTGAAGAAACCCGACGTCCTCATCTGCGACCTGCATCTGCCAGGGCTCAATGGGATGGAGATCGTGCAGCGCCTGAAGGCCGACCGCCCGGAGATCCGGATCCTCGTGGTGAGCGGCATCTTCAACCTCGCACGCATCAAGCGGGTATTGCTGTCGAAAGCCGACGGCATCATCGAAAAGACCGCCGGCCTCGAAGAAATGCGCAAGGCCCTCAAGTCGGTCGCCTCGGGCCAATCGTATTACAGCCCCGAAATCCTGCGCCGCATGCCGGAGCTGCTCAGCGTGCAGCCTTCCGACGGCAGCCTGGAGAGCCTCACCACGCGTGAGCGCGAGGTGCTGCAGCTGATTGGAGAAGGCCATACGACCAAGGAGATTGCCTCCAAGTTGAGCATCTCCGTGCGCACGGCCGACGTCCACCGCACACACCTGATGCAAAAGCTGAAGGTGCACAATGTGGCTGGCCTCACCCGCGCCTCGATCCAGTTCGGACTCGTCAAGCCTGCCGCGTCGCTGTAA